One Helianthus annuus cultivar XRQ/B chromosome 12, HanXRQr2.0-SUNRISE, whole genome shotgun sequence genomic region harbors:
- the LOC110896705 gene encoding LOB domain-containing protein 1: MESCRKTAVVATPITISTPTEESDFSHSHSSSVSQLSPTSVLVPPPRHPVVLSPCAACKILRRRCIENCMLAPYFPPTDPHKFTIAHRVFGASNIIKLLQELPESRRADAVSSMVYEANARLRDPVYGCAGTICQLQKQVNELQAELAKAQAEMVNLQCRHSNILTLIRMQMEKLPSLPLSPPLQPQNTYENLTFFDDNANFASLDRLWT, from the exons ATGGAAAGTTGCCGGAAGACTGCTGTTGTTGCCACCCCTATAACCATTTCCACACCCACAGAAGAATCTGATTTCTCTCACTCACATTCTTCATCAGTGTCTCAGCTCAGCCCCACCAGTGTTCTAGTTCCTCCTCCGCGACACCCGGTGGTGCTCAGCCCCTGTGCCGCCTGCAAGATCCTCCGGCGACGGTGTATCGAGAACTGCATGTTGGCACCATACTTTCCACCAACTGACCCCCACAAGTTCACCATTGCACATAGAGTGTTTGGAGCTAGCAACATTATAAAATTGTTACAG GAACTTCCGGAGTCTCGTAGAGCAGATGCTGTTAGCAGTATGGTGTATGAAGCGAATGCAAGACTAAGGGATCCTGTTTATGGTTGTGCGGGTACAATTTGCCAGCTTCAAAAACAAGTTAATGAGCTTCAAGCAGAGTTAGCCAAGGCACAAGCCGAGATGGTCAACTTGCAATGCCGACATTCCAATATTTTAACTCTAATCCGTATGCAAATGGAAAAACTACCGTCGCTACCACTATCACCACCGCTACAACCACAAAACACTTACGAGAATTTAACTTTCTTCGATGATAATGCCAACTTCGCGAGTCTTGATCGTCTTTGGACTTGA
- the LOC110892872 gene encoding zinc finger MYM-type protein 1-like, with amino-acid sequence MCANLLNENQAVHTKWGKRTPKEKHDYKLRLSASTMLGKRLLNGGLAFHGYDESKDSLNKEYFLELLKLMGEMNEELVDESCDVFQKQQMAVVICYVDKVGIVKERFIMLVHVKETSTLTLKSSIDDILARYGLSLKRIRGQDYDGTSNMSGEFNDSYFYIHCFAHQLQLVVEAVAHKHTPIWNVKSFCDMYELEVKILDNEYINPRWPRRKTNIINRHYYECACFNAVLDLQIQEFGNRCNEVTSELLVYMNCSSLCDNFSAFDIPNIKKLTEKYPYDFDEAEKRRLPDQLENYINYFVKQDK; translated from the exons ATGTGTGCCAATTTACTAAATGAAAATCAAGCGGTACACACAAAATGGGGCAAAAGGACCCCTAAGGAGAAACATGATTACAAACTTAGATTAAGTGCTTCTACTATGCTTGGAAAAAGGTTGTTGAATGGCGGATTGGCGTTTCATGGTTACGATGAATCAAAAGATTCATTAAATAAAGAATATTTCTTAGAGCTTCTGAAACTAATGGGTGAAATGAATGAAGAGCTTG TTGATGAATCATGTGACGTATTCCAAAAACAACAAATGGCGGTTGTTATTTGTTATGTTGATAAAGTTGGGATTGTTAAGGAGCGTTTTATTATGCTTGTTCATGTCAAAGAGACAAGCACATTAACACTCAAATCATCTATTGATGATATATTGGCACGTTATGGGTTGAGTTTAAAAAGGATTAGAGGCCAAGATTATGACGGGACAAGTAACATGTCGGGCGAGTTTAATGACTCTTATTTCTATATTCATTGTTTTGCACACCAACTTCAACTAGTTGTTGAGGCGGTTGCTCATAAACACACACCTATTTGGAAT GTTAAATCTTTTTGTGACATGTATGAACTTGAGGTGAAAATTTTGGATAATGAATATATTAACCCAAGGTGGCCAAGAAGAAAGACGAACATCATAAATCGGCATTATTACGAGTGTGCTTGTTTCAATGCGGTTCTAGATTTGCAAATTCAAGAATTTGGGAACCGTTGTAACGAGGTAACATCGGAACTACTTGTTTATATGAATTGTTCGAGTCTGTGTGATAATTTTAGTGCGTTTGACATTccaaatataaaaaaactaaccGAGAAGTATCCATATGATTTTGATGAAGCCGAAAAACGAAGGCTTCCAGATCAACTTGAAAACTACATTAATTATTTTGTGAAACAGGATAAATAA